From Nicotiana tabacum cultivar K326 chromosome 20, ASM71507v2, whole genome shotgun sequence, one genomic window encodes:
- the LOC107793066 gene encoding psbP domain-containing protein 3, chloroplastic, whose amino-acid sequence MATLSFSCSSPSLNYQPQTFLSHPSHLPYALSYSCNLLEGPKKNGNPYISSCNNPVPRTKKGVQVKGECVTKRRELLLHAGSVAFSLSAFSSIALAENDVAEDFRVYSDDVNKFKIMIPRDWQIGAGEGDGVRSLIAFYPQEASNTNVSIVITSLGADFTKLESFGKVDAFAENLVSGLDRSWQRPAGVKAKLIDSKASKGLYYIEYTLQNPGESLRHLFSVLGIADNGVYNRLYTLTGQFVDEEAEKYGAQVEKAVSSFRLI is encoded by the exons ATGGCGACTCTTTCATTTTCGTGTTCATCTCCTTCTTTGAATTACCAGCCTCAAACCTTCCTTTCTCATCCCTCTCACTTGCCATATGCTCTCTCCTACTCTTGCAATCTTCTCGAag GTCCCAAGAAAAACGGCAACCCATATATCTCTAGCTGCAACAACCCTGTGCCTCGTACAAAAAAAGG TGTGCAAGTTAAAGGAGAATGTGTAACCAAGAGAAGAGAACTCCTGCTACATGCAGGCTCTGTTGCATTTTCTCTGTCCGCTTTTAGCTCGATCGCATTGGCAGAGAACG ATGTCGCTGAGGATTTTCGTGTTTATTCAGATGATGTCAACAAGTTTAAGATAATGATACCTCGTG ATTGGCAAATAGGCGCAGGAGAAGGTGATGGAGTGAGGTCGCTCATAGCTTTCTATCCTCAAGAAGCTTCTAACACAAATG TTAGCATTGTAATCACAAGCCTTGGTGCTGATTTCACCAAATTGGAATCTTTTGGGAAAGTTGATGCTTTTGCCGAGAATCTG GTTAGTGGATTAGACAGAAGCTGGCAAAGGCCGGCAGGAGTGAAAGCAAAACTCATAGATAGCAAAGCTTCTAAAG GGTTGTATTACATCGAGTACACTCTCCAAAATCCCGGTGAAAGTCTCAGACATCTATTTTCAGTGCTTGGGATAGCAGACAACGGGGTTTACAATAGGCTGTATACTCTCACTGGACAG TTTGTAGACGAGGAGGCAGAGAAATACGGTGCCCAAGTAGAGAAG GCTGTTTCTTCCTTCAGATTAATATGA